Proteins encoded in a region of the Triticum dicoccoides isolate Atlit2015 ecotype Zavitan chromosome 3A, WEW_v2.0, whole genome shotgun sequence genome:
- the LOC119271297 gene encoding aspartic proteinase CDR1-like, which yields MPGTTTSRALLLAGVVLTAHMFLCTAYVGGDGFSVEFIHRDSVKSPYHDPSFTAHARVLEAARRSSTQAAALSRSYGRVDAPSADGPVSELTSRPFEYLMAVNVGTPPTRMLAIADTGSDLIWLNCSNGEVAPGLAAARHAHASAPAPASAPPPGVQFNSSNSTTFGLVSCSSGACRALPDASCPDSKCRYLYSYGDGSQTRGLLSTETFTFADDQGTRGDGKIRVANVNFGCSTTMMGSFIGDGLVGLGGGDLSLVNQLGADTSLGRRFSYCLVPYSINASSVVNFGPRATVTEPGAATTPLIPSEVKAYYTVDLQSVKIGNKTLAAPQQSPVIVDSGTTLTYLANELVDPLVEELTRRVKLPPAKSPEDLLPLCFDVSGVRKGQVAAMIPDVTLGLGGGATVTLKAENTFVELQEGTLCLAVAAPSDQFHPVSIIGNIAQQNMHVGYDLDKGTVTFATADCAKSSGSLYI from the coding sequence ATGCCTGGGACGACGACATCCCGCGCTCTCCTGCTCGCCGGCGTCGTCCTGACGGCGCACATGTTCTTGTGCACGGCGTACGTCGGCGGCGATGGGTTTAGCGTGGAGTTCATCCACCGTGACTCCgtcaagtccccgtatcatgacccgTCGTTCACCGCGCACGCCCGCGTGCTCGAGGCCGCGCGCCGGTCCTCAACGCAGGCCGCTGCGCTCTCGCGGTCCTACGGCCGCGTCGACGCACCATCAGCCGACGGCCCCGTCTCCGAGCTCACCTCCAGGCCCTTCGAGTACCTGATGGCCGTGAACGTGGGCACCCCGCCCACCCGCATGCTCGCCATCGCCGACACCGGCAGCGACCTCATCTGGCTTAATTGCAGCAACGGAGAAGTGGCTCCTGGTCTGGCGGCCGCCCGGCACGCGCACGCGTCCGCTCCCGCTCCcgcgtccgcgccgccgccggGCGTCCAGTTCAACTCCTCCAATTCGACGACGTTCGGTCTCGTGAGCTGCAGCTCCGGCGCATGCCGCGCGCTCCCCGATGCCTCCTGCCCCGACTCCAAGTGCAGGTATCTCTACTCCTACGGCGACGGCTCCCAGACGCGCGGCCTCCTCTCCACGGAGACCTTCACCTTCGCCGACGACCAAGGCACCCGCGGCGATGGGAAGATACGCGTGGCCAACGTCAACTTCGGCTGCTCCACGACCATGATGGGCTCGTTCATCGGGGACGGCCTCGTCGGACTTGGCGGCGGCGATCTCTCCCTCGTCAATCAGTTAGGCGCAGACACATCGCTCGGCCGGAGGTTCTCCTACTGCCTCGTGCCCTACTCCATCAACGCCTCCTCCGTGGTCAACTTCGGCCCCCGCGCCACCGTGACGGAACCGGGCGCGGCGACGACGCCGCTGATCCCATCTGAAGTGAAGGCCTACTACACCGTCGATCTCCAGTCCGTCAAGATCGGGAACAAGACGCTCGCGGCGCCGCAGCAGTCCCCCGTCATCGTCGACTCCGGCACGACGCTGACGTACCTCGCGAACGAGCTTGTGGACCCATTGGTGGAAGAGCTGACCCGGAGGGTCAAGCTCCCGCCGGCGAAGTCGCCGGAAGATCTCCTGCCACTGTGCTTCGACGTGAGCGGGGTACGGAAGGGGCAGGTGGCGGCGATGATCCCTGACGTGACgctggggctgggcggcggcgcgacGGTCACGCTGAAGGCGGAGAACACGTTCGTGGAGTTGCAGGAGGGGACTCTGTGCTTGGCGGTGGCGGCGCCGTCTGACCAGTTTCATCCTGTGTCCATCATCGGGAATATTGCGCAGCAGAACATGCACGTCGGCTATGACCTCGACAAGGGCACCGTGACCTTCGCCACAGCAGACTGCGCCAAGTCCTCCGGCTCTCTGTATATCTGA